The genomic region ccgtcaaaaatccaatcgtcagtACGCACTTTCAATGGAGTTGCTCATCCGAATGGACGACTGCGAGGCCAAAAAAGAAGGTTTGGAACTATTTTGCACGCTCGAAGCGGGTGACTTACTCCCCGCATGTTACTCGAGTTGCTTCGTGGTCCTCATAATTTCTTGGCCGGATGAAGTCCATATGCCGAAAAGGGGAGAAGAACATACGGTCTGTGACTCGACCAGATGCATGACCCGAGGCCATATGGGTCTTCTCTATGACTACCGCCGGAGGGCGGCAGAGCGGGGCTCCGTCTACGGTGTCGGAGGCGCCGACCATATTCGGTACATTCGCTGTCGCGCCGACTACGAGGTGGAACGATACGTAGACATTCCTAGGGTTTAGGATTGTCATGCATATTAGGTTTAGTATTGACGTATAATATTTTGGCTTAGTATTGACGCATAATATTAGGTTTAGTATTGACATATTGTTTAATGAATGGTTTGTTTTTTATATATCCATGATGTAAGAATTTGACAGATTTATATTATCTACCCGATTACTCGTTTATAAATCCCTACGGATAACAGGCAAACTGTTCTTTGGTTAAACCGATACTTATTATGGGATATATTGACAGGGTACTACAAAACatatagagaaaaaaaataaattgggaATCCCCAAGCGACAAAATGGACAAAACGAAAGTCATAAAGTTAATGACCggaaagtttaaaaaaaaatcaacaaaaagaaCTCTGAATACAAGGGACGTGTTTGCTAAGGAAGCCGTGTGCGAGGCGATGGGAATGAAGCGGCAGGCTCCCTAATCGATGTGAGTGTGGCTGAGTTGGTGTAGAAGCACGGTACACAACCGATGGGATTCGATCGCAAACGGCACCGGGTGACTATAAAGACGGACAGTCGGACACCGTAAACAACAGCCTTTGCGATAACTGCTTGGAGCCTTTGTGTTGTCCACTGCTTACACATAACGGCCCATTCATCAATTGTCTCATGCATTCAATACAAGAAAAGGAGATGTATCGTCCGACAGGCCCCGCCAACCTCCCCCACGATGTTTGGACCTTAATTGCCGGGAGGACCGCAGCACAGTCCGTCAGGGACTTGTGCAGTCTCAGGATGTCGTGCACCGCTGCACGCAACACAAGGGAGGAGGATATCGTTTACCGATTCGCCTCGATTCCAATTTGGGACCAACGGTGGTGGAGTTTGAGTCCCATGCACCAGGTGGGAAGAAACTTCTTAGCGCGATGCAGGCAGAGCGGGAACCTGGAAGTTATGTTTCGGTCTGCTGTGTCTGACCTTTTCCTCGGCGGGAGTCGTCTTGCGGGGATGAAAACGATGCACGTTGTCGCAGCCCAGGGCCATTCGGTAGCACAGTACACGGTGTCGATGATACTGATGCTACGCGATGACTTCGAGTCAAAGAACAAGGGCTTACAAATATTTCGTGTGCTTGAGGCGGCTGGTGCCTTAACAATCTGCAAATTGGTGTTCCGCGGCGTTATCCAGGGGACGTGGACACACCTGCGTCGCCTGCCAATGCTAAACGCAGAGAATTTAGTCTGTTCTTCGCATGCATGTCCATGTCGTGGAAACATGGGTGCTATTTACCGCCATCAACGCTATGGTAGAGGGTGGGACGTAAACGACGGTAATGGAGGTGCTGCTCATATTCCGTGCGTGCATTGTCGGGCAGATTATGAGTTGATCCTGTTTGTCCACCTCTTTGACTAATAGGATAGGATTGTGTTCTCAATATTTTTTTGGTTATCCTATCTAATATATGTATTATGTAGTATGTAATGATTTTTGCCGCTGGATGACTCGTTTTATTTATGTGTTTTCTGTTTCGTatacaaaattttatttatggAAAATACAATTGTTTCCGTTACTGACCTCCCATTCGGTGACTCCCCATTGGCTAGCCAAGTaatcatttttttaataaactCACCGCCAGTCCCGTCTGCCACGTTATTCATAGCAGTCTATAGCCCTTCAGCCCGTCGTGTCTAATCTAACGTCAAATTACGAAGATTTGCATTTATTGCAAATTCTGCGCAAGCGATGCAGCACACGATTCCCCAGGGtttttcttccctttccttatcgaGAAAACCACCAGGGGCATTATTATCTTCACTTTTCAAGGAATAGCAGACGTACATTAATTAACCACATTAAAatgtattaatttatttattcgtaacttaaattttgattttgattaatGTATATCAATGCACAAGTCCGTCACAAGTCATAACCATTCGTCAGTTCCTATTATACTTACCTTTATCTCTAACCTCTCTGCCGGGAGAAAAAATCATTGCTTGAAGGGCTTTCGTCGTCTAGCAGACCTCCCCGTCTTCATCCGAGAAAATGTTGCAGGAATCCCTCAACGACCACGCCATTAGTCCCGGCGACCTCGAGGAACCTCCGACCGCAGATCTGATCGACACCCTCCAACGGAGGATGAGGTTTTTAAGTGATAATCTTCAAAGTACACAAGACCAAGCAAGGACGGCGAGGATGGAGGCAATCACGGCGAAAGTCAGGGATCGTGTAAGGAAGCATGAACTGGATGAATGCCGCCGGTTAGAAAAGAAGTTGCGCACGGAGGTGGAACAACATCAAACCACCATTCGCGAACTCGAAGACAAAGCAAACGCGTTGAAAATGGAAGTTTCCGATCTTCGTCAAAGGGAACAGCAACAGATGGCACCGTGGCGTGAAATGGAAGGCAGGCTCGAGGCTGTGGAGATCAAGCTAGGGTTATTGGTCCGCCAATTGTATGGTCAAGCTCCGGCAACGGCACACGGCTCAAACTATCAGGAAACCGCCGGGCAGAATGGAGACGATGTCGGGGATATATGACCTACGGAATCTATTTGCAAATATTTATTTGCTTTGTTTCTTTAGCTGTTCTTTTGATGTTCTGTAACCCCTACGCGAAACTTGGTTTTCTTAATCACATCTAATTTCCGCAGCATTTGTGGTtaccctttttttttctattttcgggTGAAGCTAATTAGTAATTCGTGAACAACAATGCGACGTAATTATGTTAATTTATTGGATCAAAATACCATTT from Arachis ipaensis cultivar K30076 chromosome B02, Araip1.1, whole genome shotgun sequence harbors:
- the LOC107626786 gene encoding uncharacterized protein LOC107626786, yielding MYRPTGPANLPHDVWTLIAGRTAAQSVRDLCSLRMSCTAARNTREEDIVYRFASIPIWDQRWWSLSPMHQVGRNFLARCRQSGNLEVMFRSAVSDLFLGGSRLAGMKTMHVVAAQGHSVAQYTVSMILMLRDDFESKNKGLQIFRVLEAAGALTICKLVFRGVIQGTWTHLRRLPMLNAENLVCSSHACPCRGNMGAIYRHQRYGRGWDVNDGNGGAAHIPCVHCRADYELILFVHLFD